Proteins from a single region of Psychrobacter cryohalolentis K5:
- the rplF gene encoding 50S ribosomal protein L6 has protein sequence MSRVAKAPVTLPNGVSVTLNDRQVEVKGKNGNMSLRLHELVELKQEDDAIIFSPTVDSKEAMMHTGTMRSLLNNLVIGVNEGFEKRLQLIGVGYRAQAAGNKVTLNVGYSHPVEYTLPEGVSAETPTQTEIVLKSNDKQQLGQAAADIRGFRPPEPYKGKGIRYSDEHVIRKEAKKK, from the coding sequence ATGTCTCGTGTGGCTAAAGCCCCAGTGACGCTGCCAAACGGCGTAAGCGTTACTTTGAACGATCGGCAGGTCGAAGTTAAAGGCAAGAACGGCAATATGTCTTTACGCCTGCATGAATTGGTCGAGCTGAAACAGGAAGATGATGCAATCATTTTCTCACCTACAGTCGATTCAAAAGAAGCGATGATGCATACTGGCACCATGCGCTCTTTACTAAATAATTTAGTAATAGGCGTTAACGAAGGCTTTGAAAAACGTCTTCAGTTGATTGGTGTTGGTTACCGTGCTCAAGCTGCTGGTAATAAAGTAACGCTAAACGTTGGTTACTCACATCCAGTAGAATATACGTTACCTGAAGGTGTATCAGCTGAAACCCCAACGCAAACTGAAATCGTTTTAAAATCAAACGATAAGCAGCAGCTTGGTCAAGCAGCAGCCGATATTCGCGGTTTCCGCCCACCTGAGCCTTACAAAGGTAAAGGTATTCGTTATAGTGACGAGCATGTGATTCGCAAAGAAGCCAAGAAAAAATAA
- the rpsK gene encoding 30S ribosomal protein S11 — translation MAKDTRSRKKVARRSVSEGIAHIHASFNNTIVTITDRQGNALAWATSGGQGFRGSRKSTPFAAQVAAEVAGKAAQEYGVKNIDVLVKGPGPGRESAVRALGALGYKVNSISDVTPIPHNGCRAPKKRRV, via the coding sequence ATGGCAAAAGACACTCGCAGTCGCAAAAAGGTGGCTCGTCGTTCAGTATCGGAGGGCATTGCCCATATCCATGCGTCTTTTAATAACACCATTGTTACGATTACCGATCGTCAAGGTAATGCATTGGCTTGGGCCACTTCAGGTGGACAAGGCTTCCGTGGTTCACGTAAATCTACACCATTTGCAGCTCAGGTTGCAGCTGAAGTCGCTGGTAAAGCGGCTCAAGAATATGGTGTTAAGAACATCGATGTTTTGGTCAAAGGACCAGGACCGGGTCGTGAGTCTGCGGTAAGAGCACTAGGTGCATTGGGTTATAAAGTCAACAGCATCTCTGATGTAACCCCAATCCCACACAATGGTTGCCGTGCGCCGAAAAAGCGCCGCGTCTAA
- the rpsN gene encoding 30S ribosomal protein S14 yields MAKKSMINRELKREKMVAKYADKRIKLKETISDMTASDETRMEAMLELQALPRNASPVRLRNRCAITGRPHGYFRKFGLSRNMLRERVMQGDVPGVRKASW; encoded by the coding sequence ATGGCAAAGAAGAGCATGATTAACCGCGAATTAAAGCGCGAAAAAATGGTTGCTAAGTACGCTGATAAGCGTATCAAGCTAAAAGAAACTATCAGTGATATGACTGCAAGTGACGAAACTCGTATGGAAGCGATGCTAGAGCTACAAGCTTTACCACGTAACGCATCACCAGTACGTCTGCGCAATCGTTGTGCTATCACGGGTCGTCCTCACGGTTACTTCCGCAAGTTTGGCTTATCACGCAATATGCTGCGTGAGCGTGTCATGCAAGGCGATGTGCCTGGTGTTCGTAAAGCAAGCTGGTAA
- the rplV gene encoding 50S ribosomal protein L22 → MEVTAKLRGAAISAQKVRLVADEVRGKSIERALDILTYSNKKGAVFVKKCLNSAIANAENNNGLDIDTLKVSTIYVDEGITLKRILPRAKGRADRISKRTCHITIKVGE, encoded by the coding sequence ATGGAAGTAACTGCAAAATTACGCGGTGCCGCCATATCGGCACAAAAAGTTAGACTCGTTGCTGATGAAGTTCGTGGCAAATCTATTGAGCGTGCTTTGGATATCCTAACGTATAGCAATAAAAAAGGCGCGGTTTTTGTTAAGAAATGTCTTAACTCTGCCATCGCCAATGCTGAAAACAACAACGGTTTAGATATCGATACTCTTAAAGTATCAACCATCTACGTTGATGAAGGCATTACGCTAAAACGTATCCTACCACGTGCTAAAGGTCGCGCTGATCGTATCAGTAAGCGTACCTGTCACATCACTATAAAGGTAGGGGAATAA
- the rpsQ gene encoding 30S ribosomal protein S17, whose amino-acid sequence MSDNNQATTNASVLTGRVVSDKMDKSITVLIERLVRHPLYGKQLRRSTKIKAHDENNVCQQGDLVRIKETRPISKTKSWTLVDVVEKVEKI is encoded by the coding sequence ATGAGCGATAACAATCAAGCAACGACCAATGCTAGTGTTCTGACAGGACGAGTTGTCAGTGACAAGATGGACAAGTCCATCACGGTTTTGATTGAGCGTCTGGTTCGTCATCCTTTATATGGCAAGCAGCTTCGTCGTTCTACTAAAATCAAAGCACATGATGAGAATAATGTTTGCCAACAAGGCGATCTTGTCCGCATCAAAGAAACGCGTCCAATCTCAAAAACCAAGTCTTGGACTTTGGTTGATGTGGTTGAAAAAGTAGAAAAAATCTAA
- the rpmD gene encoding 50S ribosomal protein L30 — MKKMKVTQFKSGAHRLKSHKACLKGLGLRRINHSVVVEDTPSTRGMVNRVNYLVKVEEA, encoded by the coding sequence ATGAAAAAAATGAAAGTCACTCAATTCAAATCGGGTGCCCATCGCCTCAAGAGCCACAAAGCATGCTTGAAAGGATTGGGTTTACGCCGTATTAATCATTCTGTTGTAGTAGAAGATACTCCTTCAACTCGTGGTATGGTCAATCGCGTTAACTACTTGGTAAAAGTGGAGGAAGCGTAA
- the rplX gene encoding 50S ribosomal protein L24: protein MSKLRKGDTVIVIAGKDKGKQGTVQAVKNDRIKVEGINIVTKHQKPNQATGVEGGILKQEAFLHISNVAILNAQTQKADRITYQFGEDGKKQRLYRSNGEVVATA from the coding sequence ATGTCAAAATTACGTAAAGGCGATACAGTTATCGTGATTGCTGGGAAAGACAAAGGCAAGCAAGGTACTGTACAAGCTGTAAAAAACGATCGTATTAAAGTTGAAGGCATTAACATTGTCACTAAACATCAGAAGCCAAATCAGGCAACTGGCGTTGAAGGCGGCATTCTTAAGCAAGAAGCTTTTCTGCATATCTCAAATGTCGCAATCTTAAATGCGCAAACCCAAAAAGCTGATCGTATTACTTATCAGTTCGGCGAAGACGGCAAGAAACAACGCCTGTATCGTTCGAACGGTGAAGTAGTGGCGACTGCGTAA
- the rpmJ gene encoding 50S ribosomal protein L36 — protein sequence MKVQASVKKICGSCKVVRRKGRVHIICTAEPRHKQRQG from the coding sequence ATGAAAGTTCAAGCATCAGTTAAAAAGATTTGTGGTAGCTGTAAAGTTGTGCGCCGTAAAGGCCGTGTACATATCATTTGTACCGCAGAACCTCGCCACAAGCAACGCCAAGGTTAA
- the rpsM gene encoding 30S ribosomal protein S13 — protein sequence MARIAGVNIPDNKHAVISLTYIFGVGRTTAQKILEAVGIAPSTKVSQLDDTQLDAIRAQVAEYMTEGDLRREVSMNIKRLVDLGCYRGIRHRRNLPVRGQNTKNNARTRKGPTRPLKR from the coding sequence ATGGCTCGTATTGCCGGCGTAAACATTCCGGATAATAAGCATGCTGTTATTTCACTAACTTACATCTTTGGTGTAGGTCGTACCACTGCTCAGAAAATCTTAGAAGCAGTTGGCATTGCCCCTAGTACTAAAGTCAGTCAGTTAGATGATACACAGTTAGATGCTATCCGTGCACAAGTTGCAGAATACATGACTGAAGGTGATCTTCGTCGTGAAGTGTCAATGAATATCAAGCGCTTGGTTGATCTTGGTTGTTACCGTGGCATCCGCCATCGTCGTAACTTACCAGTCAGAGGTCAAAACACCAAGAACAACGCTCGTACTCGTAAGGGTCCGACACGCCCTCTCAAAAGATAA
- the rplN gene encoding 50S ribosomal protein L14 — protein sequence MIQVESMLEVADNSGARRVQCIKVLGGSHRRYASVGDIIKVTVKEAIPRGRVKKGDVMNAVVVRTKKGVRRPDGSVLRFDDNAAVLLNQNKAPIATRIFGPVTRELRGDQFMKIVSLAPEVL from the coding sequence ATGATTCAGGTTGAATCTATGCTGGAAGTTGCAGATAATAGCGGTGCAAGACGAGTTCAGTGCATTAAAGTACTGGGTGGCTCTCATCGTCGTTATGCATCAGTTGGCGACATTATTAAAGTAACGGTTAAAGAAGCCATTCCTCGCGGTCGTGTTAAAAAAGGCGACGTGATGAATGCGGTAGTTGTACGTACCAAAAAAGGCGTTCGTCGTCCTGATGGTTCGGTATTACGTTTTGACGACAATGCTGCGGTATTGTTGAACCAAAACAAAGCGCCGATTGCAACTCGTATTTTTGGACCGGTAACTCGTGAACTACGTGGTGATCAGTTTATGAAAATTGTATCACTAGCACCAGAAGTATTGTGA
- the rpmC gene encoding 50S ribosomal protein L29, whose translation MKISELRDKSLEELTQLLDEKQLDAFRIRMAKATGQLGNTHEVRVNRRAIAQLQTLINEKQRGDS comes from the coding sequence ATGAAGATCAGTGAATTACGTGATAAATCATTAGAAGAACTGACCCAGTTACTTGATGAAAAGCAACTTGATGCTTTCCGTATTCGTATGGCTAAAGCAACTGGTCAGTTGGGGAATACCCATGAAGTACGTGTCAATCGTCGTGCGATTGCTCAGCTTCAGACTTTGATTAACGAGAAACAACGAGGCGACTCATGA
- the secY gene encoding preprotein translocase subunit SecY: protein MSSTGIPLNPFAFIRKYDELWTRLLFLIGALIVYRFGSHIPVPGINPVNLADLFSRNENTILSMFNMFSGGALERMSIMALGIMPYISASIIVQMMSAVLPSLEALKKEGEAGRRKLNKYTRQGTLALALVQSLGMCAGLISQNLTLSSGLTFYIPAVTSLVAGAMFLMWLGEQITERGVGNGISMLIFASIVAGTPGMISQSIEQVNQGQMNLIVLFIFALLGVAVTAGIVYIERAQRRVPVNYAQKQQQGRKIYAQQQSHLPLKLNMAGVIPAIFASSLLLFPASLGQWVGQSPDPTLTQKILQNMALVLSPGQPLYLVLFGAMIIFFCYFYTALVFSPREVAENLKRSGAYIPGIRPGQQTQRYLDHVLNRLTFIGAMYMTVICLMPMVVQSSFGVPFQLGGTSLLIMVVVVMDFISQIQAHLMTHQYHDQTLIQSPTQP, encoded by the coding sequence ATGTCATCGACTGGTATACCGCTTAATCCTTTTGCCTTTATACGTAAGTATGATGAGCTATGGACGCGTTTGTTATTCTTAATCGGCGCATTGATTGTTTATCGTTTTGGGTCGCATATCCCAGTACCGGGTATCAATCCGGTTAACTTGGCTGATCTGTTTTCGCGCAACGAAAATACCATTCTGAGCATGTTTAATATGTTCTCAGGTGGTGCACTAGAGCGTATGTCCATCATGGCACTTGGTATTATGCCATATATCTCAGCATCGATTATTGTACAGATGATGTCTGCGGTATTGCCATCGCTTGAAGCTCTCAAAAAAGAGGGTGAAGCGGGACGACGTAAGCTAAACAAGTATACCCGTCAAGGGACACTTGCATTAGCTCTAGTACAGTCATTAGGGATGTGTGCTGGCTTAATCAGTCAAAACCTTACTTTATCTTCTGGTCTGACTTTCTATATTCCAGCGGTTACTTCACTGGTAGCTGGTGCTATGTTCTTAATGTGGCTTGGTGAGCAGATTACAGAGCGCGGCGTAGGTAATGGTATCTCAATGCTCATTTTTGCGAGTATTGTGGCTGGTACGCCAGGTATGATTTCGCAGTCTATTGAACAGGTCAACCAAGGTCAAATGAACTTGATTGTCCTCTTTATCTTTGCACTGTTAGGTGTCGCGGTTACTGCGGGTATCGTCTATATTGAACGTGCTCAGCGCCGTGTTCCTGTCAATTATGCGCAAAAACAACAGCAAGGTCGCAAGATTTACGCTCAGCAGCAATCACATTTGCCGTTGAAGCTAAATATGGCAGGGGTTATTCCTGCTATTTTTGCTAGCTCATTGCTATTGTTTCCTGCAAGTTTAGGGCAGTGGGTTGGTCAATCGCCTGATCCTACCTTGACGCAAAAGATATTGCAAAATATGGCATTGGTGTTGTCCCCAGGACAGCCGCTGTATCTCGTTCTATTTGGTGCAATGATTATCTTTTTCTGTTACTTCTACACGGCATTGGTATTTAGTCCGCGTGAAGTGGCTGAAAACCTTAAACGTAGTGGTGCGTATATCCCAGGTATTCGCCCAGGACAACAAACTCAGCGTTACCTCGATCATGTATTAAACCGATTGACCTTTATTGGCGCGATGTATATGACGGTTATTTGTTTAATGCCAATGGTCGTGCAGTCATCGTTTGGTGTGCCGTTTCAACTTGGTGGTACGTCGTTACTGATTATGGTGGTTGTGGTAATGGACTTCATCTCGCAGATTCAAGCGCATTTGATGACCCATCAATATCATGATCAGACGTTAATTCAATCGCCCACTCAACCTTAA
- the rpsD gene encoding 30S ribosomal protein S4 has translation MARYIGPKLKLSRREGTDLGLKSGVKPYDVKTKKSARPPGQHGVSRNKSSEYSLQLREKQKVKRIYGVLERQFANYYKEAARKRGATGENLLAMLESRLDNVVYRMGFGSTRAEARQLVSHRTVMVKKAGRDEFIRVNIPSIQLQDGDVIAIQEKSREQLRIKNAIELATQRGIPEWLDVDHSKLQGTFKKAPDRIDLPAEINESLIVELYSK, from the coding sequence ATGGCCCGTTATATTGGACCAAAACTCAAATTATCACGTCGTGAAGGCACTGACTTAGGTCTTAAGTCTGGTGTTAAACCATACGACGTAAAAACGAAAAAATCGGCTCGTCCACCTGGTCAACATGGTGTTAGCCGTAACAAAAGCTCAGAGTACTCTCTACAGTTACGTGAAAAACAAAAAGTTAAACGTATCTACGGTGTATTAGAGCGTCAGTTTGCAAACTACTACAAAGAAGCTGCTCGTAAGCGTGGCGCTACTGGTGAAAACTTGTTAGCAATGCTTGAGAGCCGTCTTGATAACGTAGTATATCGTATGGGCTTTGGCTCTACGCGCGCTGAAGCACGTCAGTTAGTTAGCCATCGTACTGTTATGGTGAAAAAAGCTGGCCGTGATGAGTTTATTCGTGTGAATATTCCATCAATTCAGTTGCAAGATGGTGATGTCATCGCTATCCAAGAGAAGTCTCGCGAGCAATTACGTATTAAAAACGCAATTGAGCTGGCTACCCAACGTGGTATTCCAGAATGGCTAGATGTTGATCACAGCAAGCTACAGGGCACGTTCAAAAAAGCGCCTGATCGTATTGATCTACCTGCTGAAATCAACGAAAGCTTAATCGTTGAGCTATACTCTAAGTAA
- the rpsS gene encoding 30S ribosomal protein S19 codes for MPRSLKKGPFIDAHLFAKVETALETNSRKPIKTWSRRSMILPQMVGLTLSVHNGRTHVPVIVSEQMVGHKLGEFAPTRTYRGHGIDKKAKR; via the coding sequence ATGCCTCGTTCATTGAAAAAAGGTCCATTCATAGACGCGCATTTATTTGCTAAAGTTGAAACTGCATTAGAAACCAACTCACGCAAACCAATTAAAACTTGGTCGCGCCGTTCAATGATTCTGCCACAAATGGTTGGCCTAACTTTATCTGTTCACAATGGCCGTACTCATGTACCGGTTATCGTAAGTGAACAGATGGTTGGTCATAAACTAGGTGAATTTGCCCCGACTCGTACATATCGTGGTCACGGCATTGACAAGAAAGCTAAGAGATAA
- the rpsH gene encoding 30S ribosomal protein S8, whose amino-acid sequence MSMQDTVGDMLTRIRNAQMANKVSVAMPNSKLRKSIADLLVNEGYVASAVVTEENNNKATLTIVLKYFEGKAVIETIQRFSRPGLRQHRGKDAIPTVKQGMGVAIVSTSQGIMTDRAARAAGIGGEVVAFVA is encoded by the coding sequence ATGAGTATGCAAGATACCGTTGGGGATATGCTAACCCGTATTCGTAACGCACAAATGGCTAATAAAGTATCGGTAGCAATGCCGAACTCTAAGCTACGCAAATCAATCGCTGATTTGTTGGTTAACGAAGGTTATGTTGCTAGCGCTGTTGTTACTGAAGAAAACAACAACAAAGCAACTTTGACCATCGTATTAAAATACTTCGAAGGCAAAGCTGTAATCGAGACGATTCAACGTTTTAGCCGTCCTGGTTTACGCCAGCATCGCGGTAAAGACGCTATCCCTACTGTTAAGCAAGGTATGGGTGTTGCTATTGTATCAACTAGCCAAGGCATCATGACTGATCGTGCTGCACGCGCTGCTGGTATCGGTGGTGAAGTCGTCGCATTTGTAGCGTAA
- the rpsE gene encoding 30S ribosomal protein S5: MARNDKNDKNEQTDGLVERLVTVDRVAKVVKGGRIFSFTALTVVGDGNGRVGFGRGKAREVPAAIQKALEAAKRNMITVELNDATLYHPIKARHGASKVYMQPASEGTGVIAGGAMRAVLEVAGVKDVLTKCYGSTNTANVVRATFNGLRDMSTPEKMAAKRGKSVDEILG, translated from the coding sequence ATGGCTAGAAATGATAAAAATGATAAAAATGAACAGACTGACGGTCTAGTAGAACGCTTAGTTACCGTTGATCGCGTTGCAAAAGTTGTTAAAGGTGGTCGTATTTTCTCTTTCACTGCGTTGACCGTAGTGGGTGATGGCAATGGTCGTGTTGGTTTTGGTCGCGGTAAAGCACGTGAAGTGCCAGCTGCTATTCAAAAAGCACTAGAAGCTGCCAAACGTAATATGATTACTGTTGAGCTAAATGATGCAACTTTGTATCATCCGATCAAAGCACGTCATGGTGCTAGTAAAGTCTATATGCAACCTGCATCTGAAGGTACTGGCGTAATCGCTGGTGGCGCAATGCGTGCTGTATTAGAAGTTGCTGGTGTCAAAGATGTTTTGACTAAATGTTATGGTTCTACCAACACTGCTAACGTTGTTCGTGCAACGTTTAACGGTTTACGTGATATGTCAACTCCAGAAAAGATGGCAGCAAAACGTGGTAAATCTGTAGACGAAATCTTGGGTTAA
- the rplE gene encoding 50S ribosomal protein L5, with the protein MARLKSLYNEELKQQIKEELGLANVMQVPKITKITLNMGVGGASQDKKLLEGAVADMTAIAGQKPVVTKARKSVAGFKIREEWPIGCKVTLRGEQMYEFLDRLIAIAIPRIRDFRGFSPKAFDGRGNYSLGIKEQIVFPEVDFDKIDRIRGMDVTITTSAQSDEEGRALLKAFGFPFK; encoded by the coding sequence ATGGCAAGATTAAAATCTTTATATAACGAAGAATTAAAACAGCAAATCAAAGAAGAACTTGGTTTGGCGAATGTGATGCAAGTGCCAAAAATCACTAAAATCACACTAAATATGGGTGTAGGTGGCGCGTCTCAAGACAAGAAATTGCTTGAAGGTGCTGTGGCTGATATGACTGCTATTGCTGGTCAAAAACCTGTAGTCACCAAAGCGCGTAAATCAGTTGCTGGCTTTAAAATTCGTGAAGAATGGCCAATTGGCTGTAAAGTAACGCTACGCGGTGAGCAAATGTACGAATTTTTAGATCGTCTCATTGCCATTGCAATTCCTCGTATTCGTGATTTCCGTGGTTTTTCTCCTAAAGCCTTTGACGGACGTGGTAACTACTCATTGGGTATCAAAGAACAAATCGTATTCCCAGAAGTAGACTTTGACAAGATTGATCGTATCCGTGGTATGGATGTGACAATTACTACGTCAGCTCAATCTGATGAAGAAGGTCGTGCGTTGCTTAAAGCTTTCGGCTTCCCATTTAAATAA
- the rplP gene encoding 50S ribosomal protein L16, translated as MLQPKRTKFRKMHKGRNTGLAHRGSTVAFGQIGLKSLTRGRMTARQIEAARRTITRKIKRGGKIWIRVFPDKPITNKPLEVRMGKGKGPVEYWVCEIKPGKILYELEGISEELAREALTLAAAKLPFKTTIVKRTIM; from the coding sequence ATGTTACAGCCAAAACGTACCAAGTTTCGTAAAATGCATAAAGGTCGTAACACTGGGCTAGCTCATCGTGGAAGCACCGTTGCATTCGGACAAATTGGTCTAAAATCTTTGACTCGTGGTCGTATGACTGCCCGTCAAATTGAAGCAGCACGCCGTACCATCACTCGTAAAATTAAGCGTGGCGGTAAGATTTGGATTCGCGTTTTCCCAGACAAGCCAATTACCAATAAACCATTAGAAGTACGTATGGGTAAAGGTAAAGGTCCTGTAGAATATTGGGTATGCGAAATCAAACCTGGTAAAATACTATATGAACTTGAAGGGATTTCAGAAGAGCTTGCTCGCGAAGCGTTAACGCTTGCTGCAGCTAAACTGCCCTTTAAAACTACCATTGTTAAGCGGACGATAATGTAA
- the rplO gene encoding 50S ribosomal protein L15, translating into MGLRLNELSPGVGAKKTAQRRGRGIGSGLGKTGGRGVKGQKSRSGSSIRSGFEGGQMPLYRRLPKFGFTSKMAMTTAEVRLSELSQIEGDVVSIETLKAANLIRRDMKRARVMLSGEVTKAYTFKGIKVTKGAKQAIEAAGGSIEE; encoded by the coding sequence ATGGGTCTTAGATTAAATGAATTATCACCAGGTGTTGGCGCAAAGAAAACTGCCCAACGTCGTGGTCGTGGTATCGGTTCAGGCCTTGGTAAAACTGGTGGTCGTGGTGTAAAAGGTCAGAAATCTCGTTCAGGTTCTAGCATACGCTCAGGATTTGAAGGTGGTCAAATGCCTTTATATCGTCGTCTACCAAAATTCGGTTTTACCAGTAAAATGGCTATGACGACTGCTGAAGTTCGTCTGTCTGAACTGAGCCAAATTGAAGGCGATGTCGTTAGTATTGAAACTTTGAAAGCTGCTAACCTTATCCGTCGTGATATGAAGCGTGCGCGCGTTATGTTGTCGGGTGAAGTCACTAAAGCTTATACTTTTAAAGGTATCAAAGTGACTAAAGGCGCTAAGCAAGCAATCGAAGCTGCTGGTGGTAGCATCGAGGAGTAG
- the rplR gene encoding 50S ribosomal protein L18, with protein MFDKKAARLRRAKKTRAHIRFLGVHRLTVNRTPRHIYAQIISPNGGEVIAQASTLDSSLRSGATGNADAATSVGQMIAERAKAAGITKVAFDRSGFKYHGRVKALAEAARENGLEF; from the coding sequence ATGTTTGATAAAAAAGCAGCTCGTCTACGTCGAGCTAAGAAAACCCGTGCACATATCCGTTTTTTGGGCGTTCATCGTCTAACGGTTAATCGTACGCCAAGACACATCTATGCCCAGATTATCTCTCCGAACGGTGGTGAAGTGATTGCTCAGGCATCTACCTTAGACAGCAGCTTGCGTTCAGGCGCGACTGGTAACGCTGATGCAGCGACGTCTGTAGGCCAAATGATCGCAGAACGCGCAAAAGCAGCTGGCATTACTAAAGTTGCATTTGACCGTAGTGGTTTTAAATATCATGGTCGAGTAAAAGCTTTAGCTGAAGCTGCTCGCGAAAACGGATTGGAGTTTTAA
- the rpsC gene encoding 30S ribosomal protein S3, whose amino-acid sequence MGQKVHPIGIRLGVVKKHNANWYASPKQYSEYLINDIQVREYLRKKLDSAMISKIMIERPTGAAKITIATARPGIVIGKKGEDIERLQKELTKIMGVPAQVNIEEITSPDLDAHLVAEGIASQLERRVMFRRAMKRAVQNSMRSGAKGIKVELSGRLGGAEIARTEWYREGRVPLHTLRADIDYSSVRAETTYGTIGVKVWIFRGEILDGMNSVYNPVKEEQTRAPKRRGRGNGNRRNTDRG is encoded by the coding sequence ATGGGACAAAAAGTACATCCAATCGGAATTCGTCTTGGTGTTGTAAAAAAGCATAACGCAAACTGGTATGCTAGCCCTAAACAATACTCAGAATACCTAATTAACGACATTCAGGTTCGTGAATATCTGCGCAAGAAACTTGATAGTGCTATGATTAGCAAGATCATGATTGAGCGTCCTACTGGTGCTGCTAAGATTACCATCGCCACTGCGCGTCCTGGTATTGTTATCGGTAAGAAAGGCGAAGATATTGAAAGACTTCAAAAAGAATTGACCAAAATTATGGGCGTACCTGCTCAGGTCAACATTGAAGAAATCACCTCGCCTGATCTTGATGCTCATTTAGTAGCGGAAGGCATCGCAAGTCAGCTTGAGCGTCGTGTGATGTTCCGCCGTGCTATGAAGCGTGCGGTACAGAACAGCATGCGTTCTGGTGCTAAAGGTATTAAAGTTGAGCTGTCTGGCCGTCTTGGCGGTGCTGAGATTGCTCGTACTGAATGGTACCGTGAAGGTCGTGTGCCACTGCATACACTACGCGCTGATATCGACTATTCGTCAGTACGTGCGGAAACCACTTACGGCACCATCGGTGTAAAAGTTTGGATCTTCCGTGGCGAAATCCTTGACGGTATGAACAGTGTATACAATCCCGTTAAAGAAGAGCAGACTCGTGCGCCAAAACGCCGTGGTCGTGGAAACGGAAACCGTCGAAACACAGACAGAGGTTAA